In Castanea sativa cultivar Marrone di Chiusa Pesio chromosome 6, ASM4071231v1, a single window of DNA contains:
- the LOC142640964 gene encoding small ribosomal subunit protein eS4z, with protein MARGLKKHLKRLNAPKHWMLDKLGGAFAPKPSSGPHKSRECLPLILILRNRLKYALTYREVISILMQRHVLVDGKVRTDKTYPAGFMDVVSIPKTNENFRLLYDTKGRFRLHSIRDEEAKFKLCKVRSVQFGQKGIPYLNTFDGRTIRYPDPLIKANDTIKLDLESQKITEFIKFDVGNVVMVTGGRNRGRVGVIKNREKHKGTFETVHIQDATGHEFATRLGNVFTIGKGTKPWVSLPKGKGIKLTIIEEARKRLGAQTASTA; from the exons ATG GCTAGAGGATTGAAGAAGCATTTGAAGAGGCTCAATGCCCCAAAGCATTGGATGCTCGACAAACTTGGTGGTGCATTT GCTCCCAAGCCATCTTCTGGACCTCACAAATCGAGGGAGTGCCTGCCATTGATCCTTATCTTGCGAAACAGGTTGAAGTATGCTCTCACATACCGTGAGGTCATTTCCATTTTGATGCAACGCCATGTCCTGGTTGATGGGAAGGTCAGGACAGATAAAACCTATCCTGCAGGTTTCATGG ACGTTGTATCAATCCCCAAAACGAATGAAAACTTCCGCCTCCTTTATGACACCAAGGGTCGATTCCGTCTCCACTCAATCAGGGATGAAGAGGCAAAG TTTAAGCTATGCAAAGTTCGCTCTGTGCAGTTTGGGCAAAAAGGTATCCCATACCTGAACACCTTTGATGGACGAACCATCCGCTACCCAGACCCTTTAATCAAGGCCAACGACACAATCAAGCTGGACCTGGAGAGTCAAAAGATCACTGAGTTCATCAAGTTCGATGTTGGGAATGTAGTCATGGTGACAGGTGGAAGGAACAGAGGACGAGTTGGAGTCATCAAGAACAGGGAGAAGCATAAGGGGACTTTTGAAACTGTCCATATTCAGGATGCCACTGGGCATGAATTCGCAACTCGTTTGGGCAATGTGTTCACTATTGGCAAGGGTACAAAACCATGGGTATCCCTTCCCAAGGGTAAGGGTATTAAGCTAACCATCATTGAAGAGGCCAGGAAGAGGCTTGGAGCCCAAACAGCGTCCACAGCATAA
- the LOC142641102 gene encoding ferritin-3, chloroplastic: protein MLLKTVPSCSLLNPHVETLSPLSQSSSFSFSPLNSSAALASSSLRFSPAKRDTNAVVCATKGGANSKPLIGVVFEPFEEVKKELDLVPTVPQLSLARQKFVDECEAAINEQINVEYNVSYVYHAMYAYFDRDNVALKGIAKFFKESSEEERDHAEKFMEYQNKRGGRVRLQSIVMPLSEFDHAEKGDALYAMELALSLEKLTNEKLFNLHSVADRNKDVHLVDFVESEFLTEQVEAIKKISEYVAQLRRVGKGHGTWHFDQMLLDEA from the exons ATGCTTCTCAAGACTGTTCCATCGTGTTCTCTCTTGAACCCACATGTGGAAACTCTGTCTCCTCTGTCACAATCATCTTCGTTTTCCTTTTCTCCTCTGAACTCTTCGGCTGCTCTGGCTTCTTCGAGCCTGCGTTTCTCTCCAGCCAAAAGAGACACCAACGCTGTGGTGTGTGCTACAAAGGGTGGTGCGAATAGCAAGCCTCTGATCGGTGTGGTGTTTGAGCCCTTTGAAGAGGTTAAGAAAGAGCTCGATCTTGTTCCCACTGTTCCACAACTCTCTCTCGCTCGCCAGAAATTTGTGGATGAATGTGAGGCCGCGATTAACGAACAGATCAA CGTGGAATACAATGTTTCGTATGTCTACCATGCCATGTATGCCTACTTTGATAGGGACAACGTTGCGCTGAAGGGTATTGCCAA GTTTTTCAAGGAATCCAGTGAAGAAGAAAGGGATCATGCTGAGAAATTCATGGAATATCAG AACAAACGGGGTGGAAGAGTGAGGCTGCAGTCTATAGTGATGCCTTTATCTGAATTTGATCATGCAGAGAAGGGAGATGCCTTATATG CTATGGAGCTTGCATTGTCTTTGGAGAAACTGACAAATGAGAAACTCTTCAACTTACACAGT GTGGCTGATCGGAACAAGGATGTGCATTTGGTAGATTTTGTTGAAAGCGAGTTTTTAACTGAGcag GTGGAAGCCATCAAGAAGATCTCTGAATATGTTGCTCAGCTGAGAAGAGTGGGCAAAGGGCATG GAACCTGGCACTTTGATCAGATGCTGCTTGACGAGGCTTGA